One Qipengyuania aurantiaca genomic region harbors:
- a CDS encoding ABC transporter permease, with protein sequence MARLAEYELEQGDGGAVLTLTGPYLVSTIGALDEELRSLDGPIARVDLSNVSEIDTVGAWMACNIASEHQAEITGASERAQRLLGALDGISSDEDLAAPRLPVWSRVPEAMGEKVFNARTGAIGVISFLGALLISAGNLFKNPRRFRIVALVRQVELVGVSALPIIGLMSFLIGIVIAQQGAVQLAAFGAETLTVNLVGRITLRELGVLMTAIMVAGRSGSAFAAQLGTMKLTEEVDAMRTIGISPMEALVIPRIMASVLTMPLLGFYASCMAIIGGAVVGDLMLGIPFWTFLARIKEVVPTYDVWVGLIKAPVFGLIVGLAGCYNGMQVKGNSEEVGIRTTMSVVSAIFAVIVLDAFFAVFFTELGWG encoded by the coding sequence ATGGCACGCTTGGCAGAATACGAACTGGAACAGGGGGACGGGGGCGCGGTCTTGACGCTGACCGGGCCCTATCTCGTGTCTACCATCGGCGCTCTGGACGAGGAGCTACGCAGCCTCGACGGACCGATTGCGCGCGTGGACCTATCCAACGTGTCGGAAATCGACACGGTCGGCGCGTGGATGGCTTGCAATATCGCCTCCGAACACCAGGCCGAGATCACCGGCGCGAGCGAGAGGGCGCAAAGGCTGCTCGGCGCGCTCGACGGGATCAGCAGCGACGAGGACCTCGCCGCGCCGCGCCTGCCCGTGTGGAGTCGCGTGCCCGAAGCCATGGGCGAAAAGGTCTTCAACGCCCGCACGGGCGCGATCGGGGTCATCAGCTTCCTCGGCGCGCTGCTTATTTCGGCCGGGAACCTGTTCAAGAACCCGCGCCGCTTCCGCATAGTCGCGCTGGTGCGTCAGGTCGAGCTGGTCGGCGTTTCGGCGCTGCCGATCATCGGACTTATGAGTTTCCTCATCGGCATCGTGATCGCCCAGCAGGGCGCGGTCCAGCTGGCCGCCTTCGGAGCGGAAACGCTGACCGTGAACCTCGTCGGCCGTATCACCTTGCGCGAACTTGGCGTGCTGATGACCGCGATCATGGTCGCGGGTCGGTCGGGCAGCGCCTTTGCCGCGCAGCTCGGCACGATGAAGCTGACCGAAGAAGTCGACGCCATGCGCACCATCGGGATATCGCCAATGGAAGCGCTGGTCATTCCGCGCATCATGGCCTCGGTCCTGACCATGCCGCTTCTCGGCTTTTACGCCAGCTGCATGGCGATCATTGGCGGCGCCGTGGTGGGCGACCTGATGCTCGGCATTCCGTTCTGGACCTTCCTTGCCCGGATCAAGGAAGTGGTGCCGACCTACGACGTGTGGGTCGGCCTCATCAAGGCGCCGGTCTTCGGCCTGATCGTCGGGCTGGCGGGCTGCTACAACGGTATGCAGGTGAAGGGGAATTCGGAAGAGGTCGGCATTCGCACGACCATGTCCGTGGTCTCCGCCATCTTCGCAGTCATCGTGCTGGACGCGTTTTTCGCCGTTTTCTTCACCGAACTGGGGTGGGGCTGA
- a CDS encoding valine--tRNA ligase yields the protein MSTELSKTFDPAEIEQRWYAHWEENGLFRPERKDAEPFTIVNPPPNVTGSLHIGHALDNTLQDVVIRYERLRGKDALWVVGVDHAGIATQMVVERQMEAKQDKRTNYSREEFVDKVWEWKEESGGTITRQLRRLGCSMDWSREQFTMDEHFSNAVLKTFVDLYNDGLIYRDKRLVNWDPKLKTAISDLEVEATDVKGGFWHFKYPLADGVTTAEGKDYLVVATTRPETMLADMAVAVHPDDERYTSVVGKDILQPITGRRFKVVGDEHADPELGSGCVKITPGHDFNDFDVGKRAGMKPAEMLNMLDAEANVCQTADGLVPEEFLGLHRFKRDGVDGARELVVARMKELGFLIPHVTKDKEGNEVEHDAEPRTIATPFGDRGGVVIEPWLTDQWYVDAEKLARAPIEAVKDGTIEIVPKSWEKTFFNWMENIQPWCVSRQLWWGHRIPAWYDAEGKAYVAMTEEEAQTQAGDGVALTRDDDVLDTWFSSALWPFATLGWPDKTDLLDKHYPNDLLISGFDILFFWDARMMMQGMHLTGKAPWPRLYLHGLVRAADGAKMSKSKGNVVDPLGLIDQYGADALRFFMSAMESQGRDIKMDERRVEGYRNFATKLWNATRFCQSNGIGASTSIAAPEATQAVNKWIIGEVVETKNALEQAMADLRFDAAANTIYHFVWDRFCDWYIELIKGNFDEETKAVAGWALDQILVMLHPFMPFITEELWSKQGDRPDYPLITAKWPEPQAEIDEAAKAEIDWLIALTSAVRTAKNELGIAPGAKLEAYCPTPSVLGRKVVEENVAAIERLARLTPVHFAEAPGGAAMQVAAGEDAFIVPLEGVIDIEAEKARLTKAMEASIKEAKALEGRLGNANFVERAKPEAVEKARADHAHHVAEIDRLKGALARLG from the coding sequence ATGAGCACCGAGCTATCCAAGACCTTCGACCCCGCCGAAATCGAGCAGCGCTGGTACGCGCATTGGGAGGAAAACGGCCTGTTCCGTCCGGAACGCAAAGACGCCGAGCCCTTCACCATCGTGAACCCGCCGCCCAACGTCACGGGTTCGCTGCACATCGGCCATGCGCTCGACAACACGCTGCAGGACGTGGTGATCCGCTACGAACGCCTGCGCGGCAAGGATGCGCTGTGGGTGGTCGGCGTCGACCATGCGGGCATCGCCACGCAGATGGTGGTCGAACGCCAGATGGAAGCCAAGCAGGACAAGCGCACGAATTATTCCCGCGAAGAGTTCGTCGACAAGGTCTGGGAATGGAAAGAGGAAAGCGGCGGCACGATCACGCGCCAGCTGCGCCGCTTGGGCTGCTCGATGGACTGGTCCAGAGAACAGTTCACGATGGACGAGCATTTTTCGAACGCCGTGCTCAAGACCTTCGTCGATCTCTACAACGACGGCCTCATCTACCGCGACAAGCGGCTGGTGAACTGGGATCCGAAGCTCAAGACCGCAATTTCGGACCTCGAAGTCGAGGCCACCGATGTGAAGGGCGGCTTCTGGCACTTTAAGTACCCGCTCGCGGACGGTGTGACGACGGCGGAAGGCAAGGATTATCTCGTGGTGGCGACCACGCGCCCGGAGACCATGCTGGCCGATATGGCCGTGGCCGTGCACCCCGATGACGAGCGCTACACATCGGTCGTGGGCAAGGACATCCTCCAGCCGATCACCGGCCGCCGCTTCAAGGTCGTGGGCGACGAGCACGCCGATCCCGAACTTGGCTCGGGCTGCGTGAAGATCACGCCGGGTCACGATTTCAACGACTTCGACGTGGGCAAGCGCGCAGGGATGAAACCGGCCGAGATGCTCAACATGCTCGATGCCGAGGCGAACGTCTGCCAGACGGCCGACGGGCTGGTGCCGGAGGAATTCCTCGGCTTGCACCGCTTCAAGCGCGACGGTGTGGATGGCGCGCGCGAGTTGGTAGTGGCGCGCATGAAGGAACTCGGCTTCCTCATCCCGCACGTCACCAAGGACAAGGAAGGCAACGAGGTCGAACATGACGCCGAACCGCGCACCATCGCGACGCCCTTCGGCGACCGCGGCGGCGTGGTCATCGAACCGTGGCTGACCGATCAATGGTACGTCGATGCCGAAAAGCTCGCCAGGGCGCCGATCGAGGCGGTCAAGGACGGCACCATCGAGATCGTCCCCAAGAGCTGGGAGAAGACCTTCTTCAACTGGATGGAGAACATCCAGCCCTGGTGCGTCAGCCGCCAGCTCTGGTGGGGTCACCGGATTCCGGCCTGGTATGACGCCGAAGGCAAGGCCTATGTCGCCATGACCGAGGAAGAAGCGCAGACGCAGGCCGGTGATGGCGTCGCCCTCACCCGCGACGACGACGTGCTCGACACGTGGTTCTCTAGCGCGCTCTGGCCCTTCGCCACGCTCGGCTGGCCGGACAAGACCGACCTGCTCGATAAGCATTATCCGAACGACCTGCTGATTTCCGGCTTCGACATCCTTTTCTTCTGGGATGCGCGCATGATGATGCAGGGCATGCATCTGACCGGAAAGGCGCCGTGGCCGCGGCTTTACCTTCATGGGCTGGTGCGCGCCGCCGACGGGGCAAAAATGTCGAAGTCCAAGGGCAATGTCGTCGACCCGCTCGGCCTCATCGACCAGTACGGCGCCGATGCGCTGCGCTTCTTCATGTCGGCGATGGAAAGCCAGGGCCGCGACATCAAGATGGATGAGCGCCGCGTCGAGGGCTATCGCAACTTCGCGACCAAGCTCTGGAACGCCACGCGTTTCTGCCAGTCGAACGGCATCGGTGCGAGCACCAGCATCGCGGCTCCGGAGGCCACGCAGGCGGTCAACAAGTGGATCATCGGCGAAGTCGTCGAGACCAAGAATGCCCTCGAACAGGCGATGGCCGACCTGCGCTTCGATGCCGCCGCGAACACGATCTACCACTTCGTCTGGGACCGCTTCTGCGATTGGTATATCGAGCTGATCAAGGGCAATTTCGATGAGGAAACCAAGGCCGTCGCCGGCTGGGCGCTCGACCAGATTCTCGTCATGCTCCACCCCTTCATGCCCTTCATCACCGAAGAGCTGTGGTCAAAGCAGGGCGATCGTCCCGATTACCCGCTCATCACCGCCAAGTGGCCCGAGCCTCAGGCCGAAATCGATGAAGCAGCGAAGGCCGAGATCGACTGGCTCATCGCGCTCACCAGCGCGGTCCGCACGGCGAAGAACGAGCTCGGCATCGCGCCGGGCGCGAAGCTGGAAGCCTATTGCCCCACCCCGTCGGTGCTGGGCCGCAAGGTCGTCGAAGAGAACGTCGCCGCCATCGAACGCCTCGCGCGCCTCACGCCGGTCCACTTCGCCGAAGCGCCCGGCGGCGCGGCAATGCAGGTGGCCGCGGGCGAAGACGCCTTCATCGTGCCGCTCGAAGGCGTGATCGACATCGAGGCGGAGAAGGCGCGCCTGACCAAGGCGATGGAAGCTTCGATCAAGGAAGCCAAAGCCCTCGAAGGCCGCCTCGGCAACGCCAACTTCGTCGAACGCGCCAAGCCCGAAGCCGTCGAAAAGGCCCGCGCCGACCACGCGCACCACGTGGCCGAAATCGACCGCTTGAAGGGCGCGCTGGCGCGCCTAGGTTGA
- a CDS encoding VOC family protein, with translation MKLDHMVVLVRSLEASLPWYDALLGLIGFRKTRNHVWTSDDGLSVDLKQAKAATSEYERYAPGLNHLGFTAPDEAALDAVRDGMEQAGFEVPHKQYFDGETATFFRDPDGIRVEVTVYS, from the coding sequence ATGAAGCTCGATCACATGGTTGTTCTGGTGCGCTCGCTCGAAGCGAGCCTGCCCTGGTACGACGCCTTGCTTGGCCTCATCGGTTTCCGCAAGACGCGCAATCACGTGTGGACGAGCGACGATGGCCTGAGCGTCGATCTCAAGCAAGCCAAAGCGGCTACCTCGGAGTACGAACGCTACGCCCCCGGCCTGAATCATTTGGGCTTTACGGCGCCCGATGAAGCCGCCCTCGACGCGGTCCGCGACGGGATGGAGCAGGCGGGGTTCGAAGTGCCGCACAAGCAGTATTTCGACGGCGAAACGGCCACCTTCTTCCGCGACCCCGACGGGATACGCGTCGAAGTGACGGTCTACAGCTAG
- a CDS encoding 7-carboxy-7-deazaguanine synthase QueE, protein MPLVLATDDSGGPEIFASVQGEGPSVGRPVAFMRLSRCNLACVWCDTAYTWHFEGDNRPHHDGVTFERKANQVTLDEDEVAARITQLGQDRLVITGGEPLLQAPALAKLLDLLPGISVEIETNGTTKAPPRLDIRIDQFNVSPKLAHSGNPADLALLPERLDAYATDPRAFFKFVIAEPSDVDEVLTLHDRYRFKPGHVFLMPEGTDSETLREREKWLADLCLKHGFRMSDRLHIHLFGDTRGT, encoded by the coding sequence ATGCCACTAGTCCTCGCCACGGATGACAGCGGCGGGCCGGAGATCTTCGCTTCGGTCCAGGGCGAAGGGCCGAGCGTGGGGCGCCCGGTCGCCTTCATGCGGCTGTCGCGCTGCAACCTCGCCTGCGTCTGGTGCGACACCGCCTACACCTGGCATTTCGAGGGCGACAACCGCCCTCACCACGACGGTGTGACCTTCGAGCGCAAGGCCAACCAGGTCACGCTCGACGAGGACGAGGTTGCCGCGCGCATCACGCAGCTAGGACAGGACCGGCTCGTCATCACCGGCGGCGAGCCGCTGCTTCAGGCCCCGGCGCTGGCAAAGCTGCTCGATTTGCTTCCCGGTATCTCGGTGGAGATCGAAACCAACGGGACCACCAAGGCCCCGCCCCGGCTCGATATCCGGATCGACCAGTTCAACGTCAGCCCGAAGCTGGCGCACAGCGGCAACCCCGCCGACCTCGCCCTGCTGCCCGAACGCCTTGACGCCTACGCCACCGACCCGCGCGCCTTTTTCAAGTTCGTGATCGCCGAGCCTTCGGACGTGGACGAGGTGCTGACGCTGCACGATCGCTATCGCTTCAAGCCGGGCCATGTCTTCCTGATGCCCGAGGGAACCGACAGCGAGACGTTGCGGGAACGTGAGAAATGGCTCGCGGACCTATGCCTAAAGCACGGTTTCCGCATGAGCGACCGCCTGCATATCCACCTGTTCGGCGATACGCGCGGGACTTAA